One Bradyrhizobium zhanjiangense DNA segment encodes these proteins:
- the lpxK gene encoding tetraacyldisaccharide 4'-kinase — protein MREPAFWYRPRSPQSYLLSPLGALYGAITARRMARQGFDAGIPVICVGNYHVGGAGKTPTVLALTKLLRELGETPVVLSRGYGGSLKGPVMVDRMRHTAADVGDEPLMMAREVPVAVARDRLDGVALAKSQGATVILMDDGFQNPSLLKDASLIVIDSERGLGNGMVFPAGPLRAPLQAQLARTDALVLIGDGRAANDVAAELAKRDKPELRARLQADAASLAQLLGKRVFAFAGIGDPERFFRSLRASGVDVARMRSFADHHMFSDDELAALAVEAQREQLTLVTTEKDLARLRGRAGVPDNIVPFAVQLEFDDPAKLRQLISDHLYKARERRFSTR, from the coding sequence ATGCGTGAGCCGGCCTTCTGGTACCGGCCACGTTCCCCGCAGTCGTATCTCCTTAGTCCTCTGGGCGCGCTCTACGGCGCGATTACAGCGCGCCGCATGGCGCGCCAGGGCTTTGACGCCGGCATTCCCGTAATCTGCGTCGGCAACTACCATGTCGGCGGTGCCGGCAAGACGCCGACCGTGCTGGCGCTGACCAAGCTCCTGCGCGAGCTCGGTGAGACCCCGGTGGTGCTCAGCCGCGGCTATGGCGGAAGCCTGAAGGGGCCGGTGATGGTCGACCGGATGCGCCACACCGCTGCCGACGTCGGCGACGAGCCGCTGATGATGGCGCGCGAGGTCCCCGTCGCGGTCGCGCGCGATCGCCTCGACGGCGTCGCGCTGGCGAAGTCGCAAGGCGCTACCGTGATCCTGATGGACGATGGCTTCCAGAATCCGAGCCTGCTCAAGGACGCCTCGCTGATCGTGATCGACAGCGAGCGCGGCCTCGGCAACGGCATGGTGTTTCCCGCCGGTCCTCTTCGCGCGCCACTGCAAGCACAGCTCGCGCGCACCGATGCGCTGGTCCTGATCGGCGACGGGCGTGCCGCGAACGATGTCGCGGCCGAGCTTGCCAAGCGCGACAAGCCGGAGCTGCGCGCGCGGCTGCAGGCGGATGCGGCCTCGCTCGCGCAGCTCCTTGGCAAGCGGGTTTTCGCCTTCGCCGGCATCGGCGATCCCGAGCGCTTCTTCCGCAGCTTGCGCGCCAGCGGCGTCGATGTTGCGCGCATGCGTTCCTTCGCCGATCACCACATGTTCTCGGATGACGAGCTCGCCGCGCTCGCGGTGGAGGCCCAGCGCGAACAGCTCACGCTGGTGACCACGGAGAAGGATCTCGCGCGTTTGCGCGGCCGCGCGGGCGTGCCTGATAACATTGTGCCGTTCGCCGTCCAGCTCGAGTTCGACGATCCGGCAAAGCTGCGACAGTTGATCAGCGATCATCTGTACAAGGCGCGCGAGCGGCGGTTCAGCACGCGTTGA
- a CDS encoding TadE/TadG family type IV pilus assembly protein, giving the protein MKLTALWHDNQGASALEFALTAPAFFLFIFGIIECGLLFWTQLGIQHGSEMAARCATVNSTLCPSSSAITSYAAQQAFGLTLPADTFTFSTSACGNEVSASYAFTFPEILNLSPVTLTARACFPS; this is encoded by the coding sequence GTGAAACTCACGGCGCTATGGCACGACAATCAGGGCGCGTCGGCGCTGGAATTTGCGCTGACCGCTCCCGCATTCTTCCTGTTCATATTTGGGATCATCGAATGCGGGCTGCTGTTCTGGACTCAGCTGGGGATCCAGCATGGGAGCGAAATGGCGGCGCGTTGCGCAACCGTCAATAGCACGCTCTGCCCAAGCAGCAGCGCCATAACGAGCTACGCTGCCCAGCAGGCGTTCGGCCTCACGCTCCCTGCGGACACATTCACCTTTTCCACGTCAGCATGCGGCAACGAGGTAAGCGCGAGTTATGCATTTACGTTTCCGGAGATTCTCAATCTGTCCCCGGTGACGCTGACCGCCCGGGCATGCTTTCCGAGTTGA